The following proteins are co-located in the Streptomyces sp. NBC_01198 genome:
- a CDS encoding benzoate/H(+) symporter BenE family transporter, which translates to MTATAVPESTAEGAEGGSGAGGLWRPVTAGVIAAFVGFASSFAVVLEGLTKVGASHAQAASGLMALCVAMGLCAIFLSLRSRLPISVAWSTPGAALLAGSAVPHGGFPVAVGAFLITAVLIVVSGLWRPLGRWVSAIPAPLANAMLAGILLPLCLAPAQAVRSDPAIGLAVVVTWAVVGSVRKLYAVPAAVVVAVVLIATTTHIAADSLGPMWPHPVAVAPHFTLAAAVGIALPLYVVTMASQNIPGIAVLGANGYHPRPGPLFGWTGAFSLASAPLGGHAVNLAAITAALCAGDEAGPDRRGRYRAAVAAGCVHILLGLAASAAVALVGAAPPHLIEAVAGLALLGALAGALSGAMADPGQREAAAVTVVVTVSGVTFFGVSGAFWGLLAGGALYGVRHWQSQRATGGEPAAGTAQQAAPDPGVPEQDRS; encoded by the coding sequence GTGACGGCCACTGCCGTACCGGAGAGCACGGCCGAGGGCGCGGAGGGGGGCTCCGGCGCCGGCGGGCTGTGGCGGCCGGTGACGGCCGGCGTCATCGCCGCGTTCGTGGGTTTCGCCAGCTCCTTCGCCGTGGTCCTCGAAGGCCTGACCAAGGTCGGTGCCTCGCATGCCCAGGCGGCGTCGGGGCTGATGGCGCTGTGTGTCGCGATGGGGCTCTGTGCGATCTTCCTGAGCCTGCGCTCCCGGCTGCCGATCAGCGTCGCCTGGTCGACGCCGGGTGCCGCGCTGCTGGCCGGCTCCGCGGTGCCGCACGGCGGATTCCCGGTCGCCGTGGGCGCGTTCCTGATCACCGCGGTGCTGATCGTGGTGTCGGGGCTGTGGCGGCCGCTGGGCCGCTGGGTGTCCGCGATCCCGGCGCCGCTGGCGAACGCCATGCTGGCCGGCATCCTGCTGCCGCTCTGCCTGGCGCCCGCCCAGGCGGTGCGCTCCGACCCCGCGATCGGGCTCGCCGTGGTGGTGACCTGGGCGGTCGTCGGCAGCGTGCGCAAGCTCTACGCGGTGCCGGCCGCCGTGGTGGTGGCCGTCGTCCTGATCGCCACCACCACCCACATCGCGGCGGACTCGCTCGGGCCGATGTGGCCCCACCCGGTCGCCGTCGCACCGCACTTCACGCTCGCCGCCGCGGTCGGCATCGCCCTGCCGCTGTACGTGGTCACCATGGCCTCGCAGAACATCCCGGGTATCGCGGTGCTCGGCGCGAACGGCTACCACCCGCGGCCCGGACCGCTGTTCGGCTGGACCGGTGCCTTCTCGCTCGCCTCCGCGCCGCTGGGCGGGCACGCGGTCAACCTGGCGGCCATCACCGCCGCCCTGTGCGCGGGTGACGAGGCGGGACCGGACCGGCGCGGCCGCTACCGCGCGGCGGTGGCGGCGGGCTGCGTCCACATCCTGCTCGGACTGGCCGCGAGCGCGGCCGTGGCGCTGGTCGGCGCGGCGCCGCCGCACCTCATCGAGGCGGTGGCGGGGCTCGCGCTGCTCGGCGCGCTCGCCGGCGCGCTCAGCGGGGCGATGGCCGACCCGGGGCAGCGGGAGGCCGCGGCGGTCACCGTGGTGGTGACCGTGTCCGGTGTGACCTTCTTCGGGGTCAGCGGTGCCTTCTGGGGCCTATTGGCCGGCGGCGCCCTCTACGGCGTACGGCACTGGCAGTCGCAGCGGGCGACGGGCGGCGAACCGGCGGCCGGCACCGCGCAGCAGGCCGCGCCGGACCCCGGCGTCCCGGAGCAGGACCGCAGCTGA
- a CDS encoding LacI family DNA-binding transcriptional regulator produces MARQPGSRATVRAIAAEAGVSIATVSRVMNGQANVAPETREQVRRAVARLGAPAPARRGTAGGAIYVRCPYVLTDYFGVIVSSIAETLDLYGRRLVLSAGDAARELQVLGDLPGDPATVGAILVVPPEPERDLEALRAADFPFVVVDPRTPLPQDIASVSAANLTAARTVSAHLVDLGHRRIGVIGGPGDWLASQSRLAGHTSALAEAGVLPTPELLRSIEPTADWGYDAACELLDLPDRPTALVAFNDKAAVGALRAAYERGLRVPEDLSITGFDDIDLSRSTVPRLTTVRQPLEEMGRMAVSLLMRLLDRHTVDALHVELATQLVLRGSTGPVPDAAGATAS; encoded by the coding sequence ATGGCTAGGCAGCCGGGTTCCAGGGCCACCGTCAGGGCCATCGCCGCGGAGGCGGGCGTGTCGATCGCCACCGTCTCGCGGGTGATGAACGGTCAGGCGAACGTCGCCCCCGAGACCCGCGAACAGGTGCGCAGGGCGGTGGCCCGGCTGGGCGCCCCCGCACCTGCCAGGCGAGGCACGGCCGGCGGCGCCATCTACGTACGCTGCCCGTACGTCCTCACCGACTACTTCGGGGTGATCGTCTCCTCGATCGCGGAGACCCTCGACCTGTACGGCAGGCGGCTGGTGCTGAGCGCCGGCGACGCGGCCCGCGAGCTGCAGGTGCTCGGCGACCTGCCGGGCGACCCCGCGACAGTCGGCGCGATCCTGGTCGTTCCGCCCGAGCCTGAGCGGGACCTGGAGGCGCTGCGCGCCGCCGACTTCCCGTTCGTCGTGGTCGATCCGCGCACCCCGCTGCCGCAGGACATCGCGTCGGTCTCGGCCGCCAACCTCACCGCGGCGCGTACCGTCAGCGCCCACCTGGTGGACCTCGGCCACCGGCGGATCGGCGTCATCGGCGGCCCGGGCGACTGGCTCGCCAGCCAGTCCCGGCTGGCCGGGCACACCTCGGCGCTGGCCGAAGCAGGGGTGCTGCCCACCCCCGAGCTGCTGCGCAGCATCGAGCCCACCGCGGACTGGGGTTACGACGCGGCCTGCGAGCTGCTCGACCTGCCGGACCGCCCCACCGCGCTGGTGGCCTTCAACGACAAGGCCGCCGTCGGCGCGCTGCGGGCCGCGTACGAACGGGGTCTGCGAGTGCCTGAGGACCTGTCGATCACCGGCTTCGACGACATCGACCTGAGCCGCAGCACGGTGCCCCGGCTGACGACGGTGCGTCAGCCGCTGGAGGAGATGGGGCGGATGGCGGTCTCGCTGCTGATGCGGCTGCTCGACCGGCACACGGTGGACGCGCTGCACGTCGAACTCGCCACCCAGCTGGTGCTGCGCGGCTCGACCGGGCCCGTCCCCGACGCCGCGGGCGCCACGGCCTCCTGA
- a CDS encoding MFS transporter, which translates to MTTSTEPPASSRTAWTLVLASLGAFLTSLDVVVVSTALPTLRTHLHASLADLEWTINGYNLAFACLMLTGAALGDRFGRRNMYVLGVGVFTLSSIACATAGSSSALIAARVVQGAGAAVVLPLTLTLISNAFPLEKRGAAIGVWGAITGLGVAAGPVLGGLIIQDIAWQWIFWINVPVGAAVIVLCLLMLQDSRGARPQLDLVGVALVSAALLALVWAPVRAPSIGWDDPQVLGALLVGAALMAAFLVWQGRARYPMLPLRYFRDRGFSTANGVAFFMSFSLIGSLFMIAQMFQLGLGYDPLQTGLRLLVWTGMPMLVAPLAGVLSDRFGNRPFMVLGLLLQGVGLLWLALVASPDAGYGSLVGPLLVAGVGISMTFPTVANAVVGAVPLEDSGVAAGTNNTVREAGGVFGVAVLVAVFAAHGGYGSASSFMDGFKAAEIVAAVATVIGAGVAALAPGRRDSDAAGQNAAPVAAPLPQAETV; encoded by the coding sequence GTGACAACAAGCACGGAACCGCCCGCGTCGTCGCGGACGGCATGGACGCTGGTCCTGGCGTCGCTCGGGGCGTTCCTCACGTCGCTGGACGTGGTGGTCGTCTCCACCGCCCTGCCGACGCTGCGGACCCATCTGCACGCGAGCCTGGCGGACCTGGAATGGACGATCAACGGCTACAACCTGGCGTTCGCGTGCCTGATGCTGACCGGCGCGGCGCTCGGCGACCGCTTCGGGCGGCGCAACATGTACGTGCTCGGGGTGGGCGTCTTCACGCTGTCGTCCATCGCGTGCGCGACGGCGGGCTCGTCGTCCGCGCTGATCGCGGCACGGGTGGTGCAGGGCGCGGGCGCGGCGGTGGTGCTGCCGCTGACCCTCACCCTGATCAGCAACGCCTTTCCGCTGGAGAAGCGGGGCGCCGCGATCGGTGTCTGGGGTGCCATCACGGGCCTGGGGGTGGCGGCCGGGCCGGTGCTCGGCGGCCTGATCATCCAGGACATCGCCTGGCAGTGGATCTTCTGGATCAACGTGCCGGTCGGCGCCGCGGTCATCGTGCTGTGCCTGCTGATGCTCCAGGACAGCCGCGGCGCGCGTCCGCAACTCGACCTGGTCGGTGTGGCGCTGGTCAGCGCCGCGCTCCTCGCCCTGGTGTGGGCGCCGGTCAGGGCGCCGTCCATCGGCTGGGACGACCCGCAGGTGCTCGGCGCGCTGCTGGTCGGGGCGGCCCTGATGGCGGCCTTCCTGGTGTGGCAGGGCAGGGCGCGCTATCCGATGCTGCCGCTGCGGTACTTCCGCGATCGCGGCTTCTCCACCGCCAACGGCGTGGCCTTCTTCATGTCGTTCTCGCTGATCGGCTCGCTGTTCATGATCGCCCAGATGTTCCAGCTCGGCCTCGGCTACGACCCGTTGCAGACGGGCCTGCGGCTGCTGGTGTGGACGGGCATGCCGATGCTGGTCGCGCCGCTCGCCGGTGTGCTGTCCGACCGGTTCGGCAACCGGCCGTTCATGGTGCTCGGCCTGCTGCTGCAAGGCGTCGGCCTGCTGTGGCTCGCCCTGGTCGCCTCGCCGGACGCCGGCTACGGGTCGCTGGTCGGGCCGCTGCTGGTGGCCGGCGTCGGCATCTCGATGACCTTCCCCACGGTGGCGAACGCGGTGGTCGGCGCGGTGCCGCTGGAGGACTCCGGGGTGGCGGCGGGCACCAACAACACCGTGCGCGAGGCCGGCGGCGTCTTCGGCGTCGCGGTGCTGGTGGCCGTCTTCGCCGCGCACGGCGGCTACGGGTCGGCGTCGTCCTTCATGGACGGTTTCAAGGCCGCCGAGATCGTCGCGGCGGTGGCGACGGTGATCGGTGCGGGGGTCGCGGCGCTGGCACCGGGCAGGCGGGACTCCGACGCGGCGGGCCAGAATGCCGCGCCGGTGGCCGCGCCGCTCCCGCAGGCCGAGACGGTCTGA
- a CDS encoding sigma-70 family RNA polymerase sigma factor — protein sequence MNTLSGQTAPEAVPQDSDTFLRRAAEYRPELLAHCYRMLGSVHDAEDLVQETYLRAWRGRYGFEGRSSLRFWLYRIATSACLTALQHSSRRFVPAGLGTAGDDPHAPLDPAGVELPWVQPMLDLPPDPAAVVAERGSVRLALIVALQQLPPRQRAVLILRDVLAWRAAEVAALLDTSAAAVNSALQRARAQLQQTAATEDGVTDSLDERGRALVDRFAKAFEDADVDALARLLREDVRLEMPPDPLWFAGRTLVLRFLADRVFPIVAEQRLLAVTVNDGQPALATYWREADGRFHPHVLQVLTLRGHRVAGILAFRDTTFFPAAGLPASLDPGTPPAPSWLW from the coding sequence GTGAACACGCTGAGCGGCCAGACGGCTCCCGAGGCGGTGCCGCAGGACAGCGACACCTTCCTGCGGCGGGCCGCCGAATACCGGCCGGAGCTGCTGGCCCACTGCTATCGGATGCTCGGCTCGGTGCACGACGCCGAGGACCTGGTCCAGGAGACCTATCTGCGCGCCTGGCGCGGCCGTTACGGCTTCGAGGGCCGGTCCTCGCTGCGGTTCTGGCTCTACCGGATCGCCACCAGCGCGTGCCTGACCGCACTCCAGCACAGCAGCCGCCGCTTCGTGCCCGCGGGCCTGGGGACCGCGGGCGACGACCCCCACGCGCCGCTGGACCCGGCCGGCGTCGAGCTGCCGTGGGTCCAGCCCATGCTCGACCTGCCGCCCGACCCCGCCGCGGTGGTCGCCGAGCGCGGCAGTGTACGGCTCGCGCTGATCGTCGCCCTCCAGCAACTGCCGCCCAGGCAGCGGGCCGTGCTGATCCTGCGCGACGTCCTGGCCTGGCGCGCCGCCGAGGTGGCCGCGCTGCTTGACACCAGCGCCGCCGCCGTCAACAGCGCGCTGCAGCGCGCCCGCGCCCAGCTCCAGCAGACCGCCGCCACCGAGGACGGCGTGACCGACTCGCTCGACGAGCGCGGCCGCGCGCTGGTCGACCGGTTCGCGAAGGCCTTCGAGGACGCCGACGTCGACGCCCTGGCCCGGCTGCTGCGCGAGGACGTACGGCTGGAGATGCCGCCCGACCCGCTGTGGTTCGCCGGCCGTACGCTCGTGCTGCGCTTCCTCGCCGACCGGGTCTTCCCGATCGTCGCGGAGCAGCGGCTGCTGGCGGTCACGGTCAACGACGGCCAGCCGGCCCTGGCGACGTACTGGCGGGAAGCGGACGGCCGCTTCCACCCGCACGTGCTGCAGGTGCTCACGCTGCGCGGGCACCGGGTGGCCGGGATCCTCGCCTTCCGCGACACCACGTTCTTCCCGGCCGCCGGGCTGCCCGCGTCGCTGGACCCGGGCACCCCGCCGGCCCCGTCGTGGCTGTGGTGA
- a CDS encoding SDR family oxidoreductase yields MSVKDPAGTTVVVTGAGRGFGRGTATAFVRAGARVVGLGRDADTLEKLHAELGDAFVPVPGDATDPARAEELLARYAPATVVLNAGAAPVMRPLQDHTWDTFAANWEVDVRQVFHWLRAALTQPLPPGSTVVSLSSGAALRGSPLSGGYAGAKATIRFVSEYAAAESRRLALGIRFRAVLPVLSPTTDLGAAAAAAYAAHQGVDEDAFVSAMGPLLTPEAVGAAMVSLAAGEDQDTLSYLLSAGGLQPV; encoded by the coding sequence ATGTCCGTCAAGGACCCGGCGGGGACCACTGTCGTCGTCACCGGCGCGGGGCGCGGCTTCGGCCGTGGCACGGCGACCGCGTTCGTCAGGGCGGGAGCACGGGTCGTCGGGCTCGGCAGGGACGCCGACACGCTGGAGAAGCTGCACGCGGAGTTGGGCGACGCCTTCGTCCCGGTGCCCGGCGACGCCACGGATCCCGCCCGGGCCGAGGAACTGCTCGCCCGGTACGCACCGGCGACCGTGGTGCTCAACGCCGGCGCGGCACCGGTCATGCGGCCGCTGCAGGACCACACCTGGGACACCTTCGCCGCCAACTGGGAGGTGGACGTGCGGCAGGTCTTCCACTGGCTGCGGGCGGCGCTCACTCAGCCGCTGCCACCGGGCAGCACGGTCGTCTCCCTGTCCAGCGGTGCCGCGCTGCGCGGCTCCCCGCTCAGCGGCGGCTACGCGGGCGCCAAGGCCACCATCCGTTTCGTGTCGGAGTACGCCGCCGCCGAGTCGCGGCGCCTGGCGCTGGGCATCCGCTTCCGCGCCGTCCTGCCCGTGCTGTCCCCGACCACCGATCTCGGCGCCGCGGCAGCCGCGGCCTACGCCGCCCATCAGGGCGTCGACGAGGACGCCTTCGTGTCGGCGATGGGCCCGCTGCTCACCCCGGAGGCGGTGGGCGCGGCGATGGTGTCGCTGGCCGCAGGCGAGGACCAGGACACCCTGTCCTATCTGCTGTCCGCCGGCGGGCTGCAGCCGGTGTGA
- a CDS encoding DUF427 domain-containing protein, protein MERTVKTPGPDHPITIEPHPSRVVLRAGGRVIAETTRALTLREASYPPVFYIPLADVEDSALESTDTRTYCPYKGDATYFSLVTADDTVADAVWTYDKPYDAVSEIAGHVAFYPQYVEVTEG, encoded by the coding sequence ATGGAACGCACCGTCAAGACCCCTGGCCCCGACCACCCCATCACCATCGAGCCCCATCCGTCACGGGTCGTCCTCCGGGCCGGCGGCCGGGTGATCGCCGAGACGACGCGGGCGCTGACGCTGCGTGAGGCGTCCTACCCGCCGGTGTTCTACATCCCGCTGGCCGACGTCGAGGACAGCGCCCTGGAATCCACCGACACCCGCACCTACTGCCCCTACAAGGGCGACGCCACGTACTTCTCGCTGGTCACCGCGGACGACACGGTCGCCGACGCGGTGTGGACGTACGACAAGCCCTATGACGCCGTCAGCGAGATCGCCGGGCATGTGGCCTTCTACCCGCAGTATGTGGAGGTGACGGAGGGCTGA
- a CDS encoding translation factor GTPase family protein, whose product MPSLNLGILAHIDAGKTSLTERLLYSAGVIDTIGSVDRGSTQTDSLALEKQRGITIKSAVVSFALGGTTVNLIDTPGHPDFIAEVERVLGVLDGAVLVVSAVEGVQPQTAVLMRTLRRLRIPTLVFVNKLDRGGADLDRTLAGVAARLTPDVVPLAAAAGQGTRAAAVLPYDAADAGFTARLTELLAAHDDGLLAAWVREGGAALPYARLRGALADQTGRALVHPVYAGSAVTGAGVEALIDGVAELLPRSGGDPAGPLAGTVFKIERGPSGERIAYVRLTSGTLRVRDRPPVHRDGAAAGEGRVTAISVFDGGADEAATSAAAGRIARVWGLGEVRIGDTVGEGAGPPGAAHHFAPPSLETVVAARRPADRTALHTALGQLAEQDPLINLRRDEDRGEIAVSLYGEVQKEVIQATLAGDYGVDVDFHPTTTLHIERVTGSGAAVEFIKKDANPFLATVGLRVDPAPPGSGVAFRREVELGSLPYAFFVAVEETVTSTLAQGLYGWQVTDCTVTMTHAGYWARQSHAHAVFDKSMSSTSGDFRNLTPLVLMAALRQAGTRVHEPMHRFRIDLPSDALGAVLPALSRLRAVPRGPAPAGAGGYLLEGDIPAARVHDLEQQLPTLTRGEGALETGFDHYAPVHGATPIRPRSGPDPLDHKEYLLYVQRRLGTAPSRPAGGSA is encoded by the coding sequence GTGCCTTCGCTCAACCTCGGCATTCTCGCGCACATCGACGCAGGTAAGACCAGCCTCACCGAACGGCTGCTGTACTCCGCAGGAGTGATCGACACGATCGGCAGCGTCGACCGGGGAAGTACGCAGACCGACTCCCTCGCGCTGGAGAAGCAGCGCGGCATCACCATCAAGTCCGCCGTGGTCTCCTTCGCCCTCGGCGGCACCACCGTGAACCTCATCGACACCCCGGGCCACCCCGACTTCATCGCCGAGGTCGAGCGGGTGCTCGGCGTGCTCGACGGCGCGGTGCTCGTGGTCTCCGCGGTGGAGGGCGTCCAGCCGCAGACCGCGGTGCTGATGCGGACGCTGCGCCGGCTGCGTATCCCGACCCTGGTCTTCGTCAACAAGCTTGACCGCGGCGGCGCCGACCTGGACCGTACGCTGGCCGGCGTCGCAGCCCGGCTGACCCCCGACGTCGTGCCGCTGGCCGCCGCCGCGGGGCAGGGCACCAGGGCCGCCGCCGTCCTGCCGTACGACGCTGCCGACGCCGGTTTCACCGCCCGGCTCACCGAGCTGCTGGCCGCCCACGACGACGGCCTGCTCGCCGCCTGGGTGCGCGAGGGCGGCGCCGCGCTGCCCTACGCCCGGCTGCGCGGGGCGCTGGCGGACCAGACCGGGCGGGCGCTGGTGCACCCGGTCTATGCCGGCTCCGCGGTCACCGGCGCGGGCGTCGAGGCGCTGATCGACGGCGTCGCGGAACTGCTGCCCCGCTCCGGCGGCGACCCCGCGGGGCCGCTGGCGGGCACCGTGTTCAAGATCGAGCGCGGCCCGTCGGGCGAGCGGATCGCGTACGTCCGGCTGACCTCGGGCACCCTGCGCGTCCGCGACCGCCCGCCGGTGCACCGGGACGGCGCCGCCGCGGGGGAGGGCCGGGTGACCGCGATCAGCGTCTTCGACGGCGGCGCCGACGAGGCCGCGACCTCGGCCGCCGCCGGGCGGATCGCCCGGGTGTGGGGTCTGGGCGAGGTGCGGATCGGCGACACCGTCGGCGAGGGGGCCGGCCCGCCCGGCGCGGCGCACCACTTCGCCCCGCCCAGCCTGGAGACGGTGGTCGCCGCCCGCAGGCCCGCCGACCGTACCGCCCTGCACACCGCCCTCGGACAGCTCGCCGAGCAGGACCCGCTGATCAACCTGCGGCGGGACGAGGACCGCGGGGAGATCGCGGTGTCGCTCTACGGCGAGGTGCAGAAGGAGGTCATCCAGGCCACCCTGGCGGGCGACTACGGCGTGGACGTCGACTTCCACCCGACGACCACCCTGCACATCGAGCGGGTCACCGGCAGCGGCGCCGCGGTCGAGTTCATCAAGAAGGACGCCAACCCCTTCCTGGCCACCGTGGGCCTGCGCGTCGACCCCGCACCGCCGGGCAGCGGCGTCGCCTTCCGCCGCGAGGTCGAACTGGGCTCGCTGCCCTACGCGTTCTTCGTCGCCGTCGAGGAGACGGTGACGTCCACCCTGGCCCAGGGGCTGTACGGCTGGCAGGTCACCGACTGCACGGTCACCATGACGCACGCCGGCTACTGGGCCCGGCAGAGCCATGCGCACGCCGTCTTCGACAAGAGCATGTCGAGCACCTCGGGCGACTTCCGCAACCTCACCCCGCTGGTGCTGATGGCCGCGCTGCGGCAGGCCGGCACCCGGGTGCACGAGCCGATGCACCGCTTCCGGATCGACCTTCCCTCCGACGCGCTCGGCGCGGTGCTGCCCGCGCTGTCCCGGCTGCGCGCGGTGCCGCGCGGCCCGGCGCCGGCGGGCGCGGGCGGCTACCTGCTCGAGGGTGACATCCCGGCCGCCCGGGTGCACGACCTGGAGCAGCAGCTGCCCACCCTCACCCGGGGCGAGGGCGCCCTGGAGACGGGCTTCGACCACTACGCACCCGTCCACGGTGCGACCCCGATACGCCCCCGCAGCGGTCCCGACCCGCTCGACCACAAGGAGTACCTGCTGTACGTGCAGCGCCGGCTCGGAACGGCGCCGTCCCGCCCCGCCGGGGGCTCTGCTTGA
- a CDS encoding succinate dehydrogenase/fumarate reductase iron-sulfur subunit → MKLTLRIWRQHDPGAPGGMASYDVDGISPDMSFLEMLDTLNERLTVEGEDPVAFDHDCREGICGACSLVINGEAHGPERTTSCQLHMRSFRDGDTIDVEPWRAAAFPVVRDLVVDRAAFDRIIQSGGYVSVPTGSAPEAHATPVPKAAADSAFEHAECIGCGACVAACPNGSAMLFTSAKVNHLNVLPQGAPERETRVLDMVAQMDAEGFGGCTLTGECATACPKGIPLTSITAMNREWLRASRKVPRD, encoded by the coding sequence ATGAAGCTCACCCTGCGCATCTGGCGCCAGCACGACCCCGGCGCGCCCGGCGGCATGGCCAGCTACGACGTCGACGGCATCTCGCCCGACATGTCCTTCCTGGAGATGCTCGACACCCTCAACGAACGCCTCACCGTCGAGGGCGAGGACCCGGTCGCCTTCGACCACGACTGCCGCGAGGGAATCTGCGGCGCGTGCAGCCTGGTCATCAACGGCGAGGCCCACGGCCCGGAGCGCACCACCAGCTGCCAGCTGCACATGCGGTCCTTCCGGGACGGCGACACCATCGACGTCGAACCCTGGCGGGCCGCCGCCTTCCCGGTGGTGCGCGACCTGGTCGTGGACCGGGCCGCCTTCGACCGGATCATCCAGTCCGGCGGCTACGTCAGCGTCCCCACCGGCTCCGCCCCCGAGGCGCACGCCACGCCGGTGCCCAAGGCCGCCGCCGACAGCGCCTTCGAGCACGCCGAGTGCATCGGCTGCGGCGCCTGCGTGGCCGCCTGCCCCAACGGCTCGGCGATGCTCTTCACCTCGGCGAAGGTCAACCACCTCAACGTCCTGCCGCAGGGCGCGCCGGAGCGGGAGACCCGGGTGCTGGACATGGTGGCGCAGATGGACGCCGAGGGCTTCGGCGGCTGCACCCTGACCGGCGAGTGTGCCACCGCCTGCCCCAAGGGGATCCCGCTCACCTCGATCACCGCCATGAACAGGGAGTGGCTGCGCGCGTCCCGGAAGGTGCCGAGGGACTGA
- a CDS encoding fumarate reductase/succinate dehydrogenase flavoprotein subunit has translation MTDYTRYTTGEPLADATAPDGPIEQRWDTRRFTAKLVNPANRRKHTVIVVGTGLAGGSAGATLAEQGYHVVQFCYQDSPRRAHSIAAQGGINAAKNYRNDGDSIHRLFYDTVKGGDFRSRESNVHRLAQISVEIIDQCVAQGVPFAREYGGLLDTRSFGGVQVSRTFYARGQTGQQLLLGAYQALSRQIAAGNVELHARTEMLDLLVIDGRARGIVARDLITGEISTHVADAVVLASGGYGNVFYLSTNAMNSNATAIWRAHRRGAHFANPCFTQIHPTCIPRTGDHQSKLTLMSESLRNDGRIWVPKAEGDARPAAEIPEDERDYYLERVYPAFGNLVPRDIASRAAKNVCDEGRGVGPGGQGVYLDFADAIARLGRKAVEQKYGNLFEMYERITAENPYEVPMRIYPAVHYTMGGLWVDYDLQTTIPGLFAIGEANFSDHGANRLGASALMQGLADGYFVLPATVNDYLARHPGQDTPGPEHPEVAAALAETRERLHRLVSVDGDRTADSFHRELGELMWEFCGMARNEQGLRKALDRIPQIREEFWRRIKVPGTEGEFNQSLERANRVVDYLELAELMCLDALHRAESCGGHFREESQTPDGEAARRDEEFSYAAAWEFTGTGSAPVLHREDLVFEYVHPTQRSYA, from the coding sequence ATGACCGACTACACCCGTTACACCACCGGCGAACCGCTCGCCGACGCCACAGCCCCCGACGGCCCGATCGAACAGCGCTGGGACACCCGCCGTTTCACCGCGAAGCTGGTCAACCCCGCCAACCGCCGCAAGCACACCGTGATCGTGGTCGGCACCGGTCTGGCCGGCGGCTCCGCGGGCGCCACGCTCGCCGAACAGGGCTACCACGTGGTGCAGTTCTGCTACCAGGACTCCCCGCGCCGGGCCCACTCCATCGCCGCCCAGGGCGGCATCAACGCCGCCAAGAACTACCGCAACGACGGCGACTCGATCCACCGGCTCTTCTACGACACCGTCAAGGGCGGCGACTTCCGCTCCCGCGAGTCCAACGTCCACCGGCTCGCGCAGATCTCGGTGGAGATCATCGACCAGTGCGTGGCGCAGGGCGTCCCCTTCGCCCGCGAGTACGGCGGCCTGCTCGACACCCGCTCCTTCGGCGGCGTCCAGGTCTCCCGGACCTTCTACGCCCGCGGCCAGACCGGGCAGCAACTGCTGCTAGGCGCCTACCAGGCGCTGTCCCGGCAGATCGCGGCGGGCAACGTCGAACTGCACGCCCGCACCGAGATGCTCGACCTGCTCGTCATCGACGGCCGCGCCCGCGGCATCGTGGCGCGCGACCTGATCACCGGCGAGATCTCGACGCATGTCGCCGACGCCGTGGTGCTCGCCTCCGGCGGCTACGGCAACGTCTTCTACCTGTCGACCAACGCGATGAACTCCAACGCGACCGCGATCTGGCGGGCGCACCGCCGGGGCGCGCACTTCGCCAACCCCTGCTTCACCCAGATCCATCCCACCTGCATCCCGCGCACCGGCGACCACCAGTCCAAGCTCACCTTGATGAGCGAGTCGCTGCGCAATGACGGCCGGATCTGGGTGCCCAAGGCCGAGGGCGACGCCCGCCCCGCCGCCGAGATCCCCGAGGACGAGCGCGACTACTACCTGGAGCGCGTCTACCCCGCCTTCGGCAACCTCGTGCCCCGCGACATCGCCTCCCGTGCGGCGAAGAACGTCTGCGACGAGGGCCGCGGCGTCGGACCCGGCGGCCAGGGCGTCTACCTCGACTTCGCCGACGCCATCGCCCGGCTCGGCCGCAAGGCCGTCGAGCAGAAGTACGGAAACCTCTTCGAGATGTACGAGCGGATCACCGCGGAGAATCCCTACGAGGTCCCGATGCGGATCTACCCGGCCGTGCACTACACGATGGGCGGCCTGTGGGTGGACTACGACCTGCAGACCACGATCCCGGGCCTGTTCGCGATCGGCGAGGCCAACTTCTCCGACCACGGCGCCAACCGGCTCGGTGCGTCCGCCCTCATGCAGGGGCTGGCCGACGGCTACTTCGTGCTGCCGGCCACCGTCAACGACTACCTCGCCCGGCACCCCGGGCAGGACACCCCCGGACCCGAACACCCCGAAGTCGCGGCCGCACTGGCCGAGACCAGGGAGCGGCTGCACCGGCTGGTCAGCGTCGACGGCGACCGCACCGCCGACTCCTTCCACCGTGAACTCGGCGAGCTGATGTGGGAGTTCTGCGGCATGGCCCGCAACGAGCAGGGCCTGCGCAAGGCCCTGGACCGCATCCCGCAGATCCGCGAGGAGTTCTGGCGCCGCATCAAGGTCCCCGGCACCGAGGGCGAGTTCAACCAGTCGCTGGAGCGCGCCAACCGCGTCGTGGACTACCTCGAACTCGCCGAGCTGATGTGCCTCGACGCCCTGCACCGCGCCGAGTCCTGCGGCGGCCACTTCCGCGAGGAGTCGCAGACTCCGGACGGCGAGGCCGCCCGCAGGGACGAGGAGTTCTCCTACGCCGCCGCCTGGGAGTTCACCGGCACCGGCAGCGCCCCCGTCCTGCACCGCGAAGACCTGGTCTTCGAGTACGTCCACCCCACCCAGCGGAGCTACGCATGA